From Myxococcales bacterium, the proteins below share one genomic window:
- the mrdA gene encoding penicillin-binding protein 2: protein MSDRLVPRSDVGEFRKRYQWMALFAFLAFGAVVVRLFQLQVVSGKEYAQVAHENVIRRVTLSTTRGVIRDAYGRVLASSRPAFNVYIVPGRVMPSARPPRKWAPVDERDSFPQIADTLRLNPDERARLTAKIRDACVTDEDKSPCWHSILVREDVPRDIVAELKQHAWELVGSEVVSAPVRLYPFKALGSHMLGYVAQVDAETLSKFRPENYKTMTPEERAKVNPLGYAPGDTLGATGIERAWEAYLRGQRGWEKRVVDARGRYHTGPEADRLLDEPRRQEPIPGRDLRLTVDMELMEGIEKAMRSQVSGAVVVVDVRTGRLLALYSKPDFDPNDLSGGAGREKVRETFNKLYADALRPMLDKTMTGAFQPGSTFKPFSALAALEGKMVNPLESERCDGYLYYGRRVFRCSHVHGRVNMRSAIAQSCNIYFYRLGETVGIDRLAKVAAEFGLGQKTGLGINPEAQGRVPTRSWYALRYKGQFRIGFTLNSAIGQGATTVTPLQLALAYAAIGNGGTVYMPQAVRAIEASDGAVLQDFPPRVRQRARVEPQNLQRITEALFAVVNEEHGTAYPVRDPALDIAGKTGTAQTGYVATGKDSAKTAWFLAKDHAWFASFAPYKSPEVAVVVLAEHGGSGPTIAAPIAIQVVREYTRLQATRAGRTPPPMRDAQRPKPPAPHGGGAPGQAPPPGAPLDTRDPNGPTAPPVPVVPTAIPPGGGQDEDMP, encoded by the coding sequence ATGAGCGACAGGCTCGTCCCGAGGTCGGACGTCGGCGAGTTCCGGAAGCGCTACCAGTGGATGGCGCTCTTCGCTTTTTTGGCGTTCGGGGCCGTCGTCGTGCGCCTGTTCCAGCTCCAGGTGGTCTCGGGGAAGGAGTACGCCCAGGTCGCGCACGAGAACGTGATCCGGCGTGTCACGCTGTCGACCACGCGCGGGGTCATCCGCGACGCGTACGGCCGCGTGCTCGCCTCGAGCCGCCCGGCGTTCAACGTCTACATCGTGCCCGGGCGCGTGATGCCGAGCGCTCGGCCCCCGCGGAAGTGGGCGCCGGTCGACGAACGCGACTCGTTCCCGCAGATCGCCGACACCCTGCGCTTGAACCCCGACGAGCGCGCGCGCCTCACGGCGAAGATCCGCGACGCGTGTGTGACGGACGAGGATAAGTCCCCGTGTTGGCACAGCATTTTGGTTCGGGAGGACGTGCCCCGCGACATCGTCGCCGAGCTGAAGCAGCACGCGTGGGAGCTCGTCGGGAGCGAGGTCGTGAGCGCGCCCGTTCGGCTCTACCCGTTCAAGGCCCTCGGCTCGCACATGCTCGGCTACGTCGCCCAGGTCGACGCCGAGACGCTCTCCAAGTTTCGACCCGAGAACTACAAGACCATGACCCCGGAGGAGCGGGCCAAGGTCAACCCGCTCGGCTACGCCCCCGGCGACACCCTCGGCGCGACGGGCATCGAGCGCGCGTGGGAGGCCTACCTGCGAGGGCAACGAGGCTGGGAGAAGCGGGTCGTCGACGCCCGCGGCCGCTACCACACCGGGCCCGAGGCCGACCGCCTGCTCGACGAGCCACGGAGGCAAGAGCCCATCCCGGGCCGCGATCTTCGGCTCACCGTCGACATGGAGCTCATGGAGGGCATCGAGAAGGCCATGCGGTCGCAGGTCTCGGGCGCGGTCGTCGTGGTCGACGTCCGCACAGGACGCCTCCTCGCGCTCTACTCCAAGCCCGACTTCGACCCGAACGACCTCTCGGGCGGCGCGGGCCGCGAGAAGGTGCGCGAGACCTTCAACAAGCTCTACGCCGACGCGCTCCGCCCCATGCTCGACAAGACCATGACCGGCGCGTTCCAACCGGGGTCCACGTTCAAGCCCTTCTCGGCGCTGGCCGCGCTCGAAGGCAAGATGGTGAACCCGCTCGAGAGCGAGCGCTGCGACGGATACCTCTATTACGGCCGACGCGTGTTCCGCTGCTCGCACGTGCACGGTCGCGTCAACATGCGGAGCGCGATCGCCCAGTCGTGCAATATCTACTTCTATAGGCTCGGCGAGACGGTCGGCATCGACAGGCTCGCCAAGGTCGCCGCCGAGTTCGGCCTCGGGCAGAAGACGGGCCTCGGGATCAACCCCGAGGCGCAGGGGCGCGTGCCTACCCGCTCGTGGTACGCCCTCCGGTACAAGGGTCAGTTCCGCATCGGCTTCACTCTCAACTCGGCGATCGGACAGGGCGCGACCACCGTGACGCCGCTTCAGCTCGCGCTCGCGTACGCGGCCATCGGCAACGGGGGCACGGTGTACATGCCGCAGGCGGTGCGCGCGATCGAGGCGTCCGACGGCGCCGTTCTCCAAGATTTCCCTCCTCGCGTGCGCCAGCGCGCGCGTGTCGAGCCGCAGAACCTCCAGCGCATCACCGAGGCCCTCTTCGCGGTCGTGAACGAAGAGCACGGCACGGCGTACCCCGTCCGCGACCCGGCGCTCGACATCGCGGGCAAGACCGGCACGGCCCAGACCGGCTACGTCGCTACCGGAAAAGACAGCGCCAAGACCGCCTGGTTCCTCGCCAAAGACCACGCCTGGTTCGCGTCGTTCGCCCCGTACAAATCGCCCGAGGTCGCGGTCGTGGTGCTCGCCGAGCACGGCGGCTCCGGGCCCACGATCGCCGCGCCGATCGCCATCCAAGTGGTGCGCGAGTACACGCGCCTCCAGGCCACCCGCGCCGGACGCACCCCACCGCCCATGCGCGACGCCCAGCGCCCGAAGCCCCCCGCTCCCCACGGCGGCGGGGCGCCCGGCCAAGCTCCGCCCCCAGGGGCGCCCCTCGACACCCGCGACCCGAACGGCCCTACTGCCCCTCCCGTGCCCGTCGTGCCGACGGCCATTCCCCCTGGCGGCGGCCAAGACGAGGACATGCCCTGA
- the rodA gene encoding rod shape-determining protein RodA, translating into MREFGLGNRGVVRAREHFDWTLFLVSSMLAVVGVINLYSATSAARAALSDIYIQQIYWLVLGGIFATVIAAIDYRHFERLGYVVYAIGIVSLILVFILGKDIRGSSRWINIGSFSFQPSEFTKLCLVIALAKYLHDDPKSEGRTLSDLVVPALIAAVPTLLVLKQPDLGTALIHGLTFATIALLTRIKWKSLVSLVVGGGVALPLLWTYGMKDYQKKRITTFLNPEENLLGSGWHAHHARVAIGAGGVTGQGFMKGTQNQFHFLPDQHSDFPFAVYAEDWGFMGGFVLVFLYAFLVLWAIRVAASAKDRFGAVLAIGCGSIIFWHAIFNLGMVTGLLPVVGVTLPLFSAGGSSVLTIMMSIGLLMNVSMRRNAPTSGLG; encoded by the coding sequence ATGCGCGAGTTCGGCCTCGGAAACCGCGGCGTCGTGCGCGCGCGCGAGCACTTCGACTGGACCCTCTTCCTCGTGAGCTCGATGCTCGCGGTGGTCGGGGTCATCAACCTCTACTCGGCCACGAGCGCCGCCCGCGCCGCCCTGTCGGACATCTACATCCAGCAGATCTACTGGCTCGTGCTCGGGGGCATCTTCGCCACGGTGATCGCCGCCATCGACTACCGGCACTTCGAGCGGCTCGGGTACGTCGTCTACGCCATCGGCATCGTGTCGCTCATCTTGGTCTTCATCCTCGGCAAGGACATTCGCGGGAGCTCGCGCTGGATCAACATCGGCAGCTTTAGCTTCCAACCAAGCGAATTTACTAAGCTTTGTCTTGTCATCGCGCTGGCCAAGTACCTCCACGACGACCCGAAGAGCGAGGGCCGCACCCTCTCGGATCTCGTGGTGCCTGCGCTCATCGCGGCGGTCCCGACGCTGCTCGTCCTCAAACAACCCGACCTCGGGACGGCCCTCATCCACGGCCTCACGTTCGCCACGATCGCGCTCCTCACGCGCATCAAGTGGAAGAGCCTCGTCAGCCTCGTCGTCGGCGGAGGCGTCGCCCTCCCGCTGTTGTGGACGTACGGCATGAAGGACTACCAAAAGAAGCGCATCACGACCTTCTTGAACCCCGAGGAGAACCTCCTCGGCTCGGGCTGGCACGCGCACCACGCGCGCGTGGCGATCGGCGCCGGCGGCGTCACCGGCCAGGGGTTCATGAAGGGCACGCAGAACCAGTTCCACTTCTTGCCCGACCAACACTCCGACTTCCCGTTCGCGGTGTACGCCGAGGACTGGGGCTTCATGGGAGGGTTCGTGCTCGTCTTCCTCTACGCGTTCTTGGTCCTCTGGGCGATCCGCGTCGCCGCGTCCGCCAAGGATCGCTTCGGCGCCGTGCTCGCGATCGGCTGCGGCTCGATCATCTTCTGGCACGCGATCTTCAACCTCGGCATGGTCACCGGCCTCTTGCCGGTCGTGGGCGTCACGCTCCCGCTCTTCTCGGCGGGCGGCTCGTCGGTGCTCACGATCATGATGTCCATCGGGCTCCTCATGAACGTATCCATGCGCCGCAACGCACCGACGAGCGGCCTCGGCTGA